AGTGATTGATCTTTCACCTATGGGATGCCAAACTGGATTTTATGTATCATTCATCAATCATGATGATTATGAAGATGTCCTAAACATTCTTGAACTTACTTTACAAGATGTACTTGCTGCAAAATCTGTACCTGCATGCAACGAAGTCCAATGTGGATGGGCAGCAAGTCACAGCCTTGAAGGTGCTCAGGCATTAGCAAAAGAATTCTTAGCAAAACGTAATGAATGGCATCAAGTTTTTGGTGAGTAGTTATTAGTCAGAAATATGTATCTATAAATTCCGAAAAAGGGGTTATCTTGCTCTTATTATTAGCAAGAAACCCCTTAAATAATTTTATAATCTAGATGACAAAGTCCTAAATTTCTTGAAGTGTTGTTTTAGTAACTGGTCTTTTAACAACAAATGTTTTTGGTTTTTCACCTTCATAAGATTAGCAATACCCATCGGAACAGGGGATTCTATTGCTTCATGTTATATAACCAATTGTCGTGGATAAATATTGTACCCATTGTATTTCAACCTATCCCTTTTTCAATCCACAATGCTAATAAGTCCTTGAACAGCATCGCCTGAACCATAGCCAGTCACTTAATAAATGTTCTCTTGTGGTATCTGGATTATTTCATCAACCAATCGCTACTTGTGGCCCTTTAATCAAGAGTTCTCCTGGTTGCCCTTATGAAACGGCAACATCACTATATCTGTTTATCTCAGATTACTCTAAATGATTTCTAAAAATGTACGTGATCGTTTTTCTATTTCTTCCGATGAAGATGATATGTTCTTAAAATCCTCCATCGTGACATTAATTTTGTCATTTGTTTTCTCTACATTTTCTGAAACACGATTTATACTTTCTGTTACTTTGTCTATTTCTTTTGCGATTCCTTCAATATTTTCTTTAACTTCTGTAATTGATTTTTCAACTTTAATAGAAAGTTTTCTTACTTCTTTTGCTACAACATCAAACCCCCGACCATATTCCCCTGCATGAGCAGCTTCAATTGCTGCATTGATCGCTAATAAATTTGTTTGCGATGCAATTTCACGTATTGTTTTAACAATTCCTTTAATCGAATCTGCCTCATTATGTAGGTCAACTAAATTTTGAGCATTTTCTTTAGAATCATTTGTTATCTGATTGATCATTTGAAGTAGATCTTCACTTCTTGTTATTCCTTCTTCTGAACGATGAAATAATTGTTCTGACATTTCCTTCAAACCATCCGCTACATGAATAATCTTTTTTTGTCGTTCTGTTATATTGGATGCAATTTTTAATACCCCAGTAACCTTGTGACTATTAGGAGCAAATATTGGCATATAGGTAGCTTCTAGCCAGACGGAATTTCCTGATGCATCCATTCTTTCAACCTTATCTTGAAAGCTCTTCCCTGATAATAAGTTTCTCCAAAATTGTTTATACTCTAAACTATGTACAAATGAAGGAAAACAAAATTCTTGATGACTTTTCCCATACATTTCATCCACTTTGTATCCTAAGGTATTAGCAAAAAGCTCATTCACATATTCTACTTTCCGATTTACATTAAATAAAATCATTGCCACATTATTTTGAATGGTACTTAGTAAAGACTCTGTATTCATTTGATGATCTGCTATCAACATATTATTCTCTCCTTAAACAGTTTAAATGGACTATATTCAAAATTACTAGTAAAAAATCATCACTTTATTAGTTCTTTTATAACATTGTACAAACATTATACAAATAACATGCTATTTATTCAATGATTTCAACTTTGCTCAAAGTAATATCGTTATTTTGGAATGTTGTAGAAATAACCGTAAAATAATATTACAATAATTGTTAAAGTTATATATTGTGGTAAAATGGTTTATATCATATATCATTTTGTACAACATATGTATAATGTTTAAGGATGAGAAACAATGAATAAAATCAATCCAAATTCGACATATACCATTCAACAGGTATCCGAACTAACAAATTTATCTAAGCAAGTCATACGAAAGTGGGAAACTCGTTATAATATTATTCACCCTAAAAGATTAGAGAATGGATATCGAATCTATTCTTATCAAGAAGTTTGCATATTATTACAAATTGTAAATTTGATAAAGTCAGGAAAAACGTTAAAACAGGCCATGCATCAAATAAAAGCTGAAACTTCATTTCAACAATCTATGCTTTTGCCCCAAGGTACAAATGAAAAGAAAAGAAAGGAATATATTGAAGAACTCTTAGAACGTCTTATTTCGAATGGTGAAATTGGAAACGACACGAATATCTTACACATTCTTCAACAAGCACATCATACATTAGACTTGACCACATTCCTTGATGAGCTAATTATTCCTTATTTAAGAAAAGTGGGAGAGCTTTGGTTTGCTGGAGAATGGGGAGAGTATCAGGAAGCTCTTTCTAGCCAAGTAATACATGATTTTCTTGTTACTTTACGCCGTGAACTTCAGGTAAATGTAGATGCACCATTAGTTTTAGGATCTTGCTTACCTAATGAGCGGCACGATATTCCCATGCAGATCATATTATTAAAGGCCATGTTACTCGGTTTTCGTACAACAATGTTAGGTGCATCTCCAGCACCTACTGCGATACAATCTACTGTAAAGCTACTACATCCCCAAAAAGTGATTTTATCAGGGATGACTGCAAAACCTTTCGAAGACAACTTCTATGTTCTAAAGAAATTAGATCAATTTGCAGGTTTACATCCAAAAATACAATTCTACTTGGGTGGACCAGGTGCTATTCAAGCACTCAAAACAGAAAAACTTCAGCATATTATTTTGATTAAAGAAATAAATTCAATCTTTAAAACTTGATCAGAAGTAAGAAGTCATCCATGATGATAGATG
This window of the Rummeliibacillus pycnus genome carries:
- a CDS encoding S-ribosylhomocysteine lyase, translated to MSKDKTNVESFDLDHTKVVAPYVRLAGVKEGQKGDVVHKYDIRFKQPNKDHMEMPALHSLEHLMADRIRNHSDKVIDLSPMGCQTGFYVSFINHDDYEDVLNILELTLQDVLAAKSVPACNEVQCGWAASHSLEGAQALAKEFLAKRNEWHQVFGE
- a CDS encoding methyl-accepting chemotaxis protein, coding for MLIADHQMNTESLLSTIQNNVAMILFNVNRKVEYVNELFANTLGYKVDEMYGKSHQEFCFPSFVHSLEYKQFWRNLLSGKSFQDKVERMDASGNSVWLEATYMPIFAPNSHKVTGVLKIASNITERQKKIIHVADGLKEMSEQLFHRSEEGITRSEDLLQMINQITNDSKENAQNLVDLHNEADSIKGIVKTIREIASQTNLLAINAAIEAAHAGEYGRGFDVVAKEVRKLSIKVEKSITEVKENIEGIAKEIDKVTESINRVSENVEKTNDKINVTMEDFKNISSSSEEIEKRSRTFLEII
- a CDS encoding MerR family transcriptional regulator, which gives rise to MNKINPNSTYTIQQVSELTNLSKQVIRKWETRYNIIHPKRLENGYRIYSYQEVCILLQIVNLIKSGKTLKQAMHQIKAETSFQQSMLLPQGTNEKKRKEYIEELLERLISNGEIGNDTNILHILQQAHHTLDLTTFLDELIIPYLRKVGELWFAGEWGEYQEALSSQVIHDFLVTLRRELQVNVDAPLVLGSCLPNERHDIPMQIILLKAMLLGFRTTMLGASPAPTAIQSTVKLLHPQKVILSGMTAKPFEDNFYVLKKLDQFAGLHPKIQFYLGGPGAIQALKTEKLQHIILIKEINSIFKT